Proteins from a genomic interval of Neodiprion lecontei isolate iyNeoLeco1 chromosome 2, iyNeoLeco1.1, whole genome shotgun sequence:
- the LOC107225055 gene encoding uncharacterized protein LOC107225055, whose protein sequence is MTRGGRLHGVFLKCPPESDIPPLAEAMANFLSDQCPDLPRAGPVEPIVSRQTPDGCAYIAFRRIPEKGVLCYMAVSPDGLKFEESESENEERDELNEMKMD, encoded by the coding sequence ATGACACGAGGCGGTCGTTTGCACGgtgtatttttgaaatgtccACCCGAAAGCGACATCCCTCCTCTGGCAGAGGCAATGGCCAATTTTCTCAGCGATCAATGTCCCGATCTGCCACGTGCCGGACCCGTCGAACCGATCGTCTCGAGACAAACTCCCGACGGTTGCGCCTATATCGCCTTCAGGAGGATACCGGAAAAGGGAGTGTTATGCTACATGGCCGTCAGTCCGGATGGCCTCAAGTTCGAGGAGAGCGAATCCGAAAACGAAGAACGCGACGAGCTTAACGAGATGAAGATGGATTAG